A window of Rufibacter sp. LB8 contains these coding sequences:
- a CDS encoding sulfite exporter TauE/SafE family protein: MIWAGFLFGILGSFHCVGMCGPIAMALPMGKGAGFSFLSGRLLYNLGRIISYTALGAVAGLLGQSFQLAGFQQGLSIFSGVLILVLVVVPAAVSGKFRQVTGVEALLQKNQKAMGHFFKNPSWWSMGAIGLLNGLLPCGFVYFAMAGAVSMPSVPAAMGYMALFGLGTFPLMFLLSVSGKLVGPGLRRFFKKSIPYAATFMAVLFILRGLNLGIPYVSPQLAQTEAGEKPIATCHSPR, translated from the coding sequence ATGATCTGGGCAGGGTTTTTATTCGGGATTTTGGGCAGTTTTCACTGCGTGGGCATGTGCGGCCCCATTGCCATGGCCTTGCCCATGGGCAAAGGCGCGGGGTTTTCCTTCCTTTCAGGCCGGTTGCTGTACAATTTGGGACGCATTATCTCTTATACTGCCTTGGGGGCGGTGGCCGGTTTGCTGGGCCAGAGTTTCCAGTTAGCGGGTTTTCAGCAGGGGCTTTCCATCTTCTCCGGGGTTTTGATTCTGGTGTTGGTGGTGGTACCGGCTGCCGTGTCTGGGAAGTTCAGACAAGTAACCGGGGTGGAGGCGCTGCTGCAAAAAAATCAGAAAGCCATGGGCCATTTTTTTAAGAATCCGTCTTGGTGGTCCATGGGCGCTATTGGTTTGTTGAACGGACTGCTGCCTTGCGGGTTTGTGTACTTCGCCATGGCGGGGGCGGTAAGCATGCCTAGCGTGCCGGCCGCCATGGGCTATATGGCGCTGTTTGGGTTGGGCACGTTTCCGTTGATGTTTTTGCTCTCGGTGTCTGGCAAATTGGTAGGGCCGGGGCTACGGCGGTTCTTTAAGAAGTCTATCCCGTACGCGGCCACGTTCATGGCGGTGCTGTTCATTTTGCGGGGCCTCAATCTGGGCATTCCGTAC
- a CDS encoding FixH family protein encodes MTTTSPAKKSGAWWPRLIITAFVLFICYIAFMVRGAMQSEVNLVSKDYYQQELEYGQRMDQLSQTQALAQPLTIVHAAAAEQVSLVFPEAFKGQKLKGNVRFFRPSDSQQDIEVALALNSDLQQHISTAQLAKGFWRVEVSWQAEGQQYFMKQDLTLE; translated from the coding sequence ATGACAACAACTAGTCCAGCTAAGAAAAGTGGCGCCTGGTGGCCCAGGTTGATCATCACGGCCTTCGTGCTGTTCATCTGCTACATTGCCTTTATGGTGCGCGGCGCCATGCAGAGCGAAGTGAACCTGGTGTCAAAAGACTACTACCAACAGGAACTGGAATACGGCCAGCGCATGGACCAATTGAGCCAAACCCAGGCCTTGGCGCAACCGCTTACCATTGTGCACGCCGCCGCCGCGGAGCAAGTGAGTCTGGTATTTCCAGAGGCATTTAAAGGTCAGAAACTGAAAGGAAACGTGCGGTTTTTCAGGCCCTCAGACAGCCAGCAAGACATAGAAGTAGCCTTGGCTTTGAACAGTGATTTGCAGCAGCACATCAGCACCGCCCAACTGGCCAAAGGTTTCTGGCGGGTAGAAGTAAGCTGGCAGGCCGAGGGTCAGCAGTATTTCATGAAACAAGACCTTACGCTGGAGTAA
- the ccoG gene encoding cytochrome c oxidase accessory protein CcoG, whose product MSQVVVDHDAFRDTIATVDKDGKRVWVYPKKPSGKFYNYRKLVSYGFLALLFIGPFLKINDLPVLMLNLPERKFIIMGMIFWPQDFFILLVGFMAFVLFIILFTIVFGRVFCGWVCPQTIFMEMVFRRIEYWIEGDFNKQKALDKAPLTFEKFWKKSLKHLAFLAISFVIANTFLAYIIGVEELQKIVTDAPANHVGGLSSMVIFTGIFYGVFARFREQVCTIVCPYGRLQGVMMDKKTSVIAYDYVRGEPREKLRKNVERTAGDCIDCHQCVSVCPTGIDIRNGAQQMECINCTACIDACNNIMDLIGKPQNLIKYSSEESIALGTPTRFTARMKSYTVVLVLLMAGFVALLVTRSNVDATVLRTPGMLYQKKENGHISNLYNISVINKTNAPMPITVKVLRPAGKVKLVRNEMVLPAQGITEGVFFVEIDGQKLSGMSTEIELGVYSGDELISKEKTKFLGPGK is encoded by the coding sequence ATGAGCCAGGTAGTAGTAGATCATGACGCCTTCCGGGATACCATTGCCACCGTTGACAAAGACGGCAAACGCGTGTGGGTGTACCCCAAGAAGCCCAGCGGAAAGTTCTACAACTACCGCAAGCTGGTAAGCTATGGCTTTCTGGCGCTTCTGTTCATAGGCCCGTTCCTGAAAATCAATGATTTGCCGGTGTTGATGCTCAATTTGCCCGAGCGCAAGTTCATCATCATGGGCATGATTTTCTGGCCGCAGGATTTCTTTATTCTGCTGGTGGGGTTCATGGCCTTTGTGCTGTTCATCATTCTGTTCACCATTGTGTTTGGGCGCGTGTTCTGCGGCTGGGTGTGCCCCCAGACCATTTTCATGGAAATGGTGTTCCGGCGCATTGAGTACTGGATTGAGGGCGATTTCAACAAGCAGAAAGCCCTGGACAAAGCCCCACTCACCTTTGAGAAATTCTGGAAAAAGAGCTTGAAGCACCTGGCGTTCCTGGCCATTTCATTTGTGATTGCCAACACGTTTCTGGCCTACATTATTGGGGTAGAGGAACTGCAGAAAATAGTGACAGACGCCCCCGCCAACCACGTAGGCGGCTTGTCTTCCATGGTCATTTTCACGGGCATTTTTTACGGCGTATTTGCCCGGTTCAGGGAGCAGGTGTGTACCATTGTGTGCCCCTACGGGCGGCTGCAAGGCGTCATGATGGACAAGAAAACCAGCGTGATTGCCTATGATTACGTGCGAGGTGAACCCCGTGAGAAACTCCGCAAAAACGTGGAACGCACCGCCGGCGACTGCATTGACTGCCACCAGTGTGTGTCTGTGTGTCCCACGGGCATTGACATCAGGAACGGCGCGCAGCAGATGGAATGCATTAACTGCACCGCCTGCATTGACGCCTGCAACAACATCATGGACCTGATTGGCAAGCCGCAGAACCTGATCAAATATTCGTCAGAGGAAAGCATTGCCCTGGGCACGCCCACCCGGTTCACGGCCCGCATGAAAAGCTACACCGTGGTGCTGGTCTTGTTAATGGCTGGGTTTGTAGCGCTGTTGGTGACCCGAAGCAACGTAGACGCCACCGTCTTGCGCACACCGGGCATGCTCTACCAGAAAAAAGAGAACGGCCACATCAGCAACCTCTACAACATCTCAGTCATCAACAAAACCAACGCGCCCATGCCCATCACCGTGAAAGTTCTCCGGCCCGCGGGTAAGGTGAAACTGGTGCGCAACGAGATGGTATTGCCCGCGCAGGGCATCACTGAAGGCGTGTTCTTCGTGGAGATTGACGGCCAGAAACTCAGCGGAATGTCTACGGAGATTGAACTGGGCGTGTATAGCGGCGATGAACTGATTTCCAAAGAGAAAACCAAGTTCCTGGGCCCGGGCAAATAA
- a CDS encoding cbb3-type cytochrome c oxidase N-terminal domain-containing protein, which translates to MKTNFTLSSKPALALAGAWLLSLPSWAQEAATAAAPEAAPESMFGIPGLSTAGLLVLCLTGLLLTAVLVLGGMVFVQSLPLLEKLYARPGLEHSFMARLIALLRGDAQLLTGKATDVVLDDHDYDGIHEFDNDLPPWWKYSFYATIVFSVVYLLNYHVWGGKLQDAEYQHEMQQAALLQPKDGSGNAQEVTNFKPLTDAALLEAGHATYTQNCAACHGQNGEGMVGPNLTDEFWLHGGDVNDVFKVIKYGVTSKGMVAWQSKLSDDQILEVSSYLLSLQGTKPANGKAPQGEKYEGKK; encoded by the coding sequence ATGAAAACTAATTTTACGCTCTCTTCTAAACCGGCCCTGGCGCTGGCGGGTGCCTGGCTGCTGAGTTTGCCCAGCTGGGCGCAGGAAGCTGCAACCGCCGCTGCCCCAGAAGCCGCGCCTGAAAGCATGTTCGGCATACCGGGCTTGTCCACGGCGGGTTTGCTGGTGCTCTGCCTCACGGGGCTGCTGTTAACGGCGGTGCTGGTGTTGGGCGGCATGGTCTTCGTGCAGAGTTTGCCGTTGCTGGAGAAACTGTACGCCCGCCCGGGCCTGGAGCACTCGTTCATGGCCCGCCTGATTGCCCTTTTGCGTGGCGATGCCCAACTGCTCACCGGCAAAGCCACCGACGTGGTGCTGGACGACCATGACTATGACGGCATCCATGAATTTGACAATGACCTTCCGCCCTGGTGGAAATACAGTTTCTACGCCACCATTGTGTTTTCTGTGGTGTACCTGCTGAACTACCACGTGTGGGGCGGCAAACTGCAGGACGCAGAATACCAACATGAGATGCAGCAAGCGGCCCTGCTTCAGCCCAAAGACGGCTCGGGCAATGCCCAGGAAGTCACCAACTTCAAACCGCTCACAGACGCGGCTCTGCTGGAAGCCGGCCACGCCACCTACACCCAGAACTGCGCGGCCTGTCACGGCCAGAACGGCGAAGGCATGGTAGGCCCCAACCTCACCGATGAATTCTGGCTCCACGGCGGCGACGTGAACGATGTGTTCAAAGTGATCAAATACGGCGTGACCAGCAAAGGCATGGTGGCCTGGCAAAGCAAACTCTCAGATGACCAGATTCTGGAAGTGTCCAGCTACCTCCTCAGCCTGCAAGGCACCAAACCCGCCAACGGCAAAGCCCCGCAAGGCGAGAAATATGAAGGAAAGAAGTAA
- the ccoN gene encoding cytochrome-c oxidase, cbb3-type subunit I gives MSTLTLTKPNPPLRKTDDPSWVDTFFYDNKIVRDFAYATLFWGIAGMMIGVLIAFQLARPELNMGTEYTTFGRVRPLHTNAVIFAFVGNGIFMGVYYSLQRLCKTRMYSDVLSKIHFWAWQLIIVAAVITLPLGYTTSKEYAELEWPIDIAITVVWVVFGWNMFGTILKRRERHLYVGIWFYIATFLTVAVLHIVNSYEIPVTFMKSYSGYAGVQDALVQWWYGHNAVAFFLTTPYLGMMYYFLPKAANRPVYSYRLSIIHFWSLIFIYIWAGPHHLLYTSLPDWAQSLGVVFSVMLLAPSWGGMINGLLTLRGAWDKVREEPVLKFMVVAITAYGMATFEGPMLSLKNVNAIAHFTDWIVAHVHVGALGWNGFLTFGIIYWLLPRIFQTKLYSKKLANVHFWLGTLGILFYAIPMYWAGFTQGLMWKQFNQDGLLQYSNFLETVLQLVPMYYLRGIGGVLYLGGVFVMLYNVIKTVKSGSLLANEEAHAAPMMPMIKGVEHKGHWHRWIERRPIQMAVWATVAILIGGAVEMIPTFLVESNVPTIASVKPYTSLELQGRDVYIKEGCVNCHTQMVRPFRSETERYGEYSKAGEFVYDRPFLWGSKRTGPDLHRVGGKYPHSWHYHHMLDPTSMSPGSIMPAYPWLFEKDLDTSDTPVKIEALQKLGTPYPAGYAQQANADLQKQAAQISAELAKEGIEVKPEKEIVALIAYLQRLGTDIKVKTEK, from the coding sequence ATGTCAACGCTAACCCTCACCAAACCCAATCCGCCGCTCCGGAAAACCGACGACCCCAGTTGGGTAGATACCTTCTTCTATGACAACAAGATTGTCAGGGACTTTGCGTACGCCACCTTGTTCTGGGGAATAGCCGGTATGATGATCGGCGTGCTGATCGCTTTCCAGCTGGCGCGGCCAGAACTGAACATGGGCACCGAGTACACCACCTTCGGGCGGGTACGGCCCTTGCACACCAACGCCGTGATTTTCGCCTTTGTGGGCAACGGTATTTTCATGGGGGTGTATTACAGTTTGCAGCGCCTCTGCAAAACCCGCATGTATTCAGATGTGCTCAGTAAAATCCATTTCTGGGCCTGGCAGTTGATTATTGTAGCTGCCGTGATTACGCTGCCCTTGGGCTACACCACTTCTAAAGAATACGCTGAATTAGAGTGGCCCATTGACATTGCCATTACGGTAGTGTGGGTAGTGTTCGGCTGGAACATGTTCGGAACCATTCTGAAACGCCGCGAGCGCCACCTGTACGTGGGTATCTGGTTTTACATTGCTACTTTTTTGACCGTGGCGGTGCTACACATTGTGAACTCCTACGAGATTCCGGTGACGTTCATGAAAAGCTACTCTGGTTACGCCGGGGTGCAAGATGCGCTGGTGCAGTGGTGGTATGGCCACAACGCAGTCGCATTCTTTTTGACCACGCCGTACCTGGGCATGATGTATTACTTCCTGCCCAAGGCGGCTAATCGTCCGGTATATTCTTATAGATTATCCATCATCCACTTCTGGTCCTTGATTTTCATTTACATTTGGGCCGGTCCGCACCATTTGCTGTACACGTCTTTGCCCGATTGGGCGCAGAGTTTGGGCGTGGTGTTCTCGGTGATGCTTTTGGCGCCTAGCTGGGGCGGGATGATTAACGGCCTCCTGACCTTGCGCGGTGCCTGGGACAAAGTGCGCGAAGAGCCGGTGCTTAAGTTCATGGTAGTGGCTATCACGGCCTACGGTATGGCTACGTTTGAAGGCCCTATGCTGTCGCTGAAAAACGTGAACGCCATTGCTCACTTTACAGACTGGATAGTAGCACACGTACACGTAGGCGCACTAGGCTGGAACGGGTTCCTGACCTTCGGGATTATCTATTGGCTGTTGCCGCGCATTTTTCAGACTAAACTATATTCTAAAAAACTGGCCAATGTGCACTTCTGGTTAGGTACGCTGGGGATTCTGTTCTACGCCATTCCTATGTACTGGGCCGGTTTCACCCAAGGCTTAATGTGGAAACAGTTTAACCAAGACGGCCTGTTGCAATACTCTAACTTCTTAGAGACCGTGCTGCAATTGGTGCCTATGTATTACCTGCGTGGTATTGGGGGCGTGTTGTACCTGGGCGGTGTGTTTGTGATGCTCTACAACGTGATTAAGACCGTGAAATCCGGGTCTTTGCTCGCCAACGAAGAAGCCCACGCCGCGCCAATGATGCCTATGATTAAAGGCGTGGAGCATAAAGGACACTGGCACCGCTGGATTGAGCGTCGTCCTATTCAAATGGCGGTATGGGCCACCGTGGCTATCCTGATTGGCGGGGCTGTGGAGATGATTCCTACCTTCTTAGTAGAATCTAACGTGCCGACCATTGCTTCAGTGAAGCCTTACACATCACTGGAATTACAGGGCCGCGACGTCTATATCAAGGAAGGCTGTGTGAACTGCCATACGCAAATGGTTCGGCCGTTTAGGTCAGAAACCGAGCGCTACGGCGAGTATTCCAAAGCCGGCGAGTTTGTGTATGACCGTCCGTTCCTGTGGGGTTCTAAGCGCACCGGGCCAGACTTGCACCGCGTAGGCGGAAAGTACCCGCACAGCTGGCACTACCACCACATGTTAGACCCCACCAGCATGTCGCCGGGTTCTATTATGCCCGCTTACCCGTGGTTGTTTGAGAAAGACTTAGACACCTCAGACACACCGGTCAAGATTGAAGCCCTGCAGAAACTGGGCACACCATATCCCGCCGGCTACGCCCAACAGGCCAACGCCGACCTGCAGAAACAAGCTGCCCAAATCTCTGCCGAGCTGGCCAAGGAAGGCATAGAAGTGAAACCTGAGAAAGAGATTGTCGCCCTCATTGCCTACCTGCAACGCCTGGGCACTGACATAAAAGTGAAAACTGAAAAGTAG
- a CDS encoding type II toxin-antitoxin system RelE/ParE family toxin, giving the protein MAQIIWHKRATQQFQAIQTYLLEEFGKKAAKEFTFHSFQFLELLQQFPTLGTIENPEKNIRGFVLHRHTTLLYKSVNEKIYLLAFFDNRQNPSKK; this is encoded by the coding sequence ATGGCTCAAATAATTTGGCATAAACGCGCCACCCAACAGTTTCAGGCTATTCAAACCTACCTTTTAGAGGAATTTGGGAAGAAAGCAGCCAAGGAGTTTACTTTTCATAGCTTCCAATTTCTGGAATTACTCCAGCAATTTCCCACGCTAGGTACCATTGAAAACCCAGAAAAGAACATCAGAGGTTTTGTCCTGCACCGCCACACCACGCTGCTGTACAAATCAGTGAACGAAAAGATTTACCTGCTGGCCTTTTTTGATAACCGGCAAAATCCTTCCAAGAAATAA
- the ccoS gene encoding cbb3-type cytochrome oxidase assembly protein CcoS: MTIIFLLIGISLTVALFFLSSFIWAVKSGQYEDDYTPAVRMLFEEEKPAVKEEGGD; this comes from the coding sequence ATGACCATCATCTTTTTATTAATTGGCATCAGCCTCACGGTGGCGCTGTTTTTTCTGAGTTCGTTTATCTGGGCGGTTAAGTCTGGTCAATATGAAGACGACTACACGCCCGCCGTGCGCATGTTGTTTGAGGAAGAAAAACCTGCGGTGAAAGAAGAAGGAGGAGATTGA
- a CDS encoding heavy metal translocating P-type ATPase metal-binding domain-containing protein, with amino-acid sequence MIETACPQIKEHCYHCGDECTSEPLHVEEKAFCCTGCKAVYELLYANNLCTYYNLEQGEKPGVAVKEEEVTMGQFAYLDATAVRSQLLTFQSEALEKVHFKVPNMHCSSCIWLLENLYKLDQGVLESRVNFPRKEISISYHPAQTKLSAVVTLLHKIGYAPTLNLDNLSVKKEKNTLGINLQLGVAGFFFGNIMLFSFPEYFALADEIKETFGPFFGYLSIVLALPVLLFSAKGFFTSAWQSLKQRHINLDTPISLGLASLFCVSLYDIISGSGPGFLDSFTGLVFFMLIGKYVQQTTYDALTFDRDYKAYFPISVTVLEKGQERTMAVKELTPTKRIRIRNQELVPADAILLRGNAFIDYSFVSGESVAVPKVPGEIIYAGGRQVGESIELEVIKDVSQSYLTQLWNNDVFQKEKSYFGVGTYADKVGGWFISVTMLIALGALVYWVPRDTDMAIKAFTSVLVIACPCALSLSTPFTLSNVLKIFGKQKFYLKNGDVAETLAKADAVVFDKTGTLTESAQTDILFTGNVLNAPEITAVKSVLQHSTHPLSQSLYQQLLGPVLPVSQYQEVAGQGITGVVNGLEIKVGSAEFVGAQLNQTTKNTLATRVYIALENAVVGFYTFSNHYRPGLQELVRELQKQGKQLAVLSGDNAAEAENLRVLFGPAADLNFNQTPANKLAYIEKLKAEGKKVIMVGDGLNDAGALKMSDAGIAVTSSVNGFSPGCDAILDAGSFTQLAKFLVFSKRALYVILGSFLVSFVYNIVGLSLAVTGQFTPVASAILMPISSISVILCSVLGVRWVAWRMGFLTSTSNA; translated from the coding sequence ATGATTGAAACCGCCTGCCCCCAGATAAAAGAGCACTGCTACCACTGCGGCGATGAATGCACGTCTGAACCGCTGCACGTGGAGGAGAAAGCCTTCTGCTGCACCGGCTGCAAGGCCGTGTATGAACTGCTCTACGCCAACAACCTCTGCACCTACTACAACCTGGAACAGGGCGAAAAACCTGGCGTTGCGGTCAAAGAGGAAGAGGTGACCATGGGCCAGTTCGCGTATTTAGATGCCACGGCCGTGCGCAGTCAATTGCTCACGTTCCAGAGCGAGGCCCTGGAGAAAGTGCATTTCAAAGTGCCCAACATGCACTGCAGTTCTTGTATCTGGCTTCTGGAAAACCTCTATAAACTAGACCAGGGTGTGCTGGAGTCACGCGTGAATTTCCCCAGAAAAGAGATTTCCATTTCGTACCACCCGGCGCAGACCAAACTGAGCGCGGTGGTCACGCTGTTGCATAAAATTGGCTACGCGCCCACGCTTAACCTGGACAACCTCTCGGTTAAGAAAGAGAAAAACACCTTGGGCATTAACCTGCAGTTGGGCGTGGCGGGCTTCTTCTTCGGGAACATTATGCTGTTCAGCTTTCCGGAATACTTCGCGCTGGCAGATGAAATCAAGGAGACGTTTGGGCCGTTTTTCGGGTACCTGAGCATTGTGCTGGCCTTGCCGGTGCTGCTGTTCAGCGCGAAGGGGTTTTTCACGTCGGCCTGGCAATCTCTAAAGCAGCGGCACATTAACCTGGACACGCCCATCAGTCTGGGATTGGCGTCTTTGTTCTGTGTGAGTTTATATGACATCATCAGCGGAAGCGGCCCCGGCTTTCTGGATTCGTTTACGGGCTTGGTGTTCTTCATGCTGATTGGCAAATACGTGCAGCAGACCACCTATGACGCCCTCACCTTTGACCGCGACTACAAAGCGTATTTCCCTATTTCGGTGACCGTGCTGGAGAAAGGGCAGGAGCGCACCATGGCTGTGAAAGAACTCACGCCCACCAAACGCATTAGAATCAGAAACCAGGAATTGGTGCCCGCAGACGCTATTCTGCTCCGTGGAAACGCCTTTATTGACTACAGTTTTGTCTCGGGTGAATCTGTGGCGGTGCCCAAGGTGCCCGGCGAAATCATCTACGCCGGTGGCCGTCAGGTGGGCGAAAGCATTGAGTTGGAAGTGATTAAAGACGTATCGCAGAGTTACCTCACCCAGCTCTGGAACAATGACGTTTTTCAAAAGGAGAAAAGCTATTTCGGGGTGGGCACGTACGCCGACAAAGTGGGCGGTTGGTTTATCTCGGTGACCATGCTGATTGCCCTGGGCGCGCTGGTGTACTGGGTGCCCCGAGATACGGACATGGCCATCAAAGCCTTCACCTCGGTGTTGGTGATTGCCTGCCCGTGCGCCTTGTCGCTGAGTACGCCGTTCACGCTGTCTAACGTGCTCAAAATCTTCGGAAAGCAGAAGTTCTACCTTAAAAACGGCGATGTGGCCGAAACATTGGCCAAGGCCGATGCCGTGGTCTTCGACAAAACCGGAACCTTGACGGAAAGCGCCCAAACCGATATTCTGTTCACCGGAAACGTGCTGAACGCCCCGGAAATTACCGCCGTGAAATCTGTGTTGCAGCATTCCACGCACCCTTTGAGCCAGAGTCTATATCAGCAACTGCTGGGGCCGGTGTTGCCCGTGAGCCAGTACCAGGAAGTGGCGGGCCAAGGCATTACCGGCGTGGTCAACGGTCTGGAAATAAAGGTCGGTTCCGCCGAATTTGTGGGCGCGCAGCTTAACCAGACTACTAAAAATACGCTGGCCACCCGTGTGTACATTGCCCTGGAAAATGCAGTGGTAGGCTTTTACACCTTCAGCAACCACTACCGGCCAGGCCTGCAAGAATTGGTAAGGGAACTGCAAAAGCAAGGCAAACAACTGGCCGTGCTTTCCGGGGACAACGCCGCCGAGGCTGAGAACCTGCGCGTATTATTCGGCCCTGCCGCTGATTTGAACTTCAACCAAACCCCCGCCAATAAACTGGCCTACATTGAGAAACTGAAAGCCGAAGGCAAGAAAGTCATCATGGTGGGAGATGGTTTGAACGATGCCGGTGCCCTAAAAATGAGCGATGCGGGCATTGCGGTTACGTCGTCGGTAAACGGGTTTTCGCCGGGCTGTGACGCCATTCTGGATGCCGGTTCTTTCACGCAACTGGCCAAATTTCTGGTGTTCTCCAAGCGCGCGCTGTACGTGATTCTGGGTTCTTTTCTGGTGTCGTTTGTGTACAACATTGTGGGGCTGAGCTTGGCGGTGACGGGGCAGTTTACGCCAGTGGCTTCGGCCATTTTAATGCCCATCAGTTCCATTAGTGTGATTCTGTGCTCGGTGCTGGGCGTGCGCTGGGTGGCCTGGCGCATGGGCTTTTTGACTTCTACTTCTAACGCGTAA
- a CDS encoding cupin domain-containing protein codes for MENLTDHVPYTPEKFNSKILLNQDGQKTILFAFAQGQGLKTHTTPNQAVLVVLEGTAHFMMEDQTHDLTSGTAIYIPANVPHALTAVTDFKMLLVKP; via the coding sequence ATGGAAAATCTAACCGACCACGTACCGTACACCCCCGAGAAATTCAACAGCAAAATCCTCCTGAACCAAGACGGGCAGAAAACCATTCTCTTCGCCTTCGCGCAAGGCCAAGGCCTGAAAACGCACACCACGCCCAACCAGGCAGTTTTGGTAGTGCTGGAAGGCACCGCCCATTTCATGATGGAAGACCAAACCCATGACCTGACTTCAGGCACCGCCATCTACATTCCCGCCAACGTGCCGCACGCCTTAACGGCGGTTACTGATTTTAAAATGTTGCTGGTGAAGCCTTGA
- the hemA gene encoding glutamyl-tRNA reductase codes for MPNFVLDLDEAMHVPFKALTLSYKHAPIAVREAVSLNETASRNLLQKIQEFTSAKEVLVLSTCNRTEVYYAAEKDLSREIIKLIALEKGFIASKSISPFFRHLTDPKEAMQHLYRVALGVESQVVGDMQILNQVKSAYQWSTDANLAGPILHRLLHSVFFANKRVVNETGFKDGAASAAYATVELVEELTKDLNRPRVLMIGLGDIGANVCRNFKKSAGIDLVVVNRTFATAEALALECHAQAQPWENVWTEITKADVVISSVPGDAFFISKAQVAPRMKAVNKFFIDLSIPRSVDSTIETLPGACVYNIDGIRNRASEALEKRMAALPEVHTIIAESLEEFLAWTQEMAFSPAIQNFKKRLEEIRQLEMARHLKHLNPTEKEAVEALTKSMLQKIIKLPVLELKAACKRGDSEELLAGLSALFNLEMKQEV; via the coding sequence GTGCCGAACTTTGTCCTAGATTTAGACGAAGCCATGCACGTTCCATTCAAAGCGCTCACCCTTTCTTACAAGCACGCCCCCATTGCCGTCCGAGAGGCTGTGTCTCTGAATGAAACCGCCAGCCGTAACCTGTTGCAGAAAATACAGGAATTCACGTCGGCCAAGGAAGTGCTGGTGCTTTCCACCTGCAACCGCACCGAAGTCTATTACGCGGCAGAGAAAGACCTTTCCCGCGAAATCATCAAACTGATTGCCCTGGAGAAAGGCTTCATTGCGTCTAAATCCATCAGTCCGTTTTTCCGGCATTTAACCGACCCCAAAGAAGCCATGCAGCACCTATACCGGGTGGCGCTGGGCGTGGAGTCGCAGGTGGTGGGCGATATGCAGATTCTGAATCAGGTGAAAAGCGCCTACCAATGGTCTACAGACGCTAATTTGGCTGGCCCAATTCTACACCGCTTACTCCATTCCGTTTTCTTCGCCAACAAGCGCGTGGTGAACGAAACCGGTTTTAAAGACGGCGCGGCCTCAGCGGCCTATGCTACGGTGGAACTGGTGGAAGAACTCACCAAAGACCTGAACCGTCCGCGGGTGCTTATGATTGGCCTGGGCGATATTGGCGCCAACGTGTGCCGCAACTTCAAGAAATCTGCCGGCATTGATCTGGTGGTAGTCAACAGAACTTTCGCCACTGCCGAAGCTTTAGCCCTTGAATGCCACGCGCAGGCCCAGCCCTGGGAAAACGTCTGGACCGAAATCACCAAAGCCGATGTGGTCATTTCCTCGGTACCCGGCGATGCGTTTTTCATCAGCAAAGCGCAGGTAGCGCCCCGCATGAAGGCCGTGAACAAATTCTTCATAGACCTTTCCATTCCGCGCAGCGTGGACAGCACTATTGAAACGCTTCCGGGCGCCTGCGTCTATAACATTGACGGCATCCGGAACCGCGCCTCTGAGGCCCTGGAAAAACGAATGGCGGCCTTGCCAGAAGTGCATACCATCATCGCTGAATCTCTGGAAGAATTCCTGGCCTGGACCCAAGAAATGGCGTTCTCACCGGCCATTCAGAATTTCAAGAAGCGCCTGGAGGAAATTCGGCAGTTAGAGATGGCCCGCCACCTCAAGCACCTGAACCCTACTGAGAAAGAAGCCGTGGAGGCCCTCACCAAAAGCATGCTCCAGAAAATCATCAAACTCCCCGTCCTGGAACTCAAAGCCGCCTGCAAACGTGGCGATTCTGAGGAGTTATTGGCTGGTTTGAGTGCGTTGTTTAATCTGGAGATGAAGCAGGAAGTGTAG